The Ictalurus furcatus strain D&B chromosome 12, Billie_1.0, whole genome shotgun sequence nucleotide sequence CAGCTTGTTTGTAAAAACTATTTGTAGTACCTCTCTCAATCTCTGAGCGTATCTCAGTGTAGCAGCAGGTACGGTCATCTTCTCTCTCCAGTCCTGACCATAAAAGTGCTCCAGATCTTTCTTGAGTGTCTCCATCCTGGCCAGTTCCTGAGGGAAGTAAATTGGTGCGACACTGTCGTGAGAGGCGTTCCTGTCCAGTTCCTCTTCCAGAGCTTCGTAGATCTTATACAAGGAGCACAACAGGAGCTGAGGAAAGAGACAGGGGAAGAATATTAACTGTTAAGCCGTATTTAAAGAGTCGTATCAAGGACATTCTCACAATGTAAACCAAGGACGGATTTTAAAGGTAACTGGTATGAGAGTGTTGAGAAGGTCCAGGAAGATGGCTGACCTTATACTGTTGCAGGCTGATGTTTCCTCTCTGGAAGGCCAGCATCAGTTCCGTGTTCTCGGCTCGGACGTGGCTGTCTTTAGTCACAGCCTTTATCTGCTCAGACAGATCACTGTAGAGAGAGATACAGCGCTGTGTTAACCTAAATACCTATACACAACCTTCTTAACTACACATCATTACACTTCTTGTTGTTTGTCCATTTTGGTTAGTATGTGGAACGATTAAATAAGGTCATATTTCATGGATTATATTCTTGTAGCTTAAAGATGCCGTGTGAACATCTGAGATTTGTTTTTGCACTTACCGGTCTGTGACCTGAACCTTCTCAGTCTGTACTTTCTGCTTATCTGCTTCCATttctgtgaagaaaacaataagAGCAGCTACTGAGAACAGCTGCAGTGTATAATATTtgcaaaaattttaaaaatacaaatattacaaCATCTCACGGAGACAATATGTGAGAACCCTCGGTGATCGTAGAgcaaaagttaaaagtgcattttaaaGTAATCATTACTAAAACGTTTACTCACTCAGATAGTGTTTGAATAGTTTCCGGTCAGAGTTGTGTAGTTTTCCTGATTCTATGAAGAGAACCTTTTTGCTCTGTTGTAGGTTGTAGAGTTCACTCTGCAGCTGCCTCTTTTATACCcactctctcgctccctcccaCTTTTATACTCACAGCATGGTGAAAACAGGAAGCGGCATTCAGGCCAGCAGAACAAAGCAAGAGGGAGGACCTACAGCTAACCATGACATGGCACACTGGGTGAAATACAAGAAGGAGAAACACTgacagagagggaaaggaagagGTTTTGGGTTTAGGACTAACCATGACACAACATTCTCCAGAGTGAGAATGGAAGCAGGAAGACCATTTAATGCTCTTTAAACATTATACACATATGGCTTCTTGTGTTTTATGCTGTAGGCAAAGTTCTGCTACTTGTTCTTTGAAAGTGGAGGAACTGCTTACTCACGTTTTGCTTGTCCGCGCATCCTCCCTCTGCTGGCTGGATTGCACATTAATCATTTCCACGTTCCCTCACTGATTGCTGGGCGTTTTGCCGAGTCATGGTTCTGATTTGAGCGTTATCAGAGAGCTCATATCACAGCTCAGCAGTCTGTGGTAACCAGTTTCTAATTAGTAAAAAGAATGGTGATTTATTGGGTTGTTGAATTATATAATAagtcatatattatatatatattgtttatataataattatatagaCAGTAGTGCTGACTGCAAAGCaaagtgcaggtttatattgtTCTGAtgtgttgtttctatagttGCAACTCATTCTCAGGGACTTGCATCTTGAACACTCCACGTGATCTGAGATTATCCAGGCAAGAGCCCAGCACAAGCTTTTAGCAATAGTATCTCAATttttaagatgttggactactgatcagaaggttgtgagttcaaatcccagcactgccaagctgctactacaggacccttgagcaaggacaTTAACCTTCAGCTGTtcagttatataaatgagataaaagtcgctctggataacgTGTTTGCCATAGTTGCCGTCGGAAAATTTATGGGGTAACAGCAGTTGCCCTTGTTTACTTTCTTACATCAAcacaccctgttgtgttttaataCTTATGTTACACTCACTGTGCTGTATGTGGGGCAGCATACACATTAAGTGTTCATCATGTTCAACGCCCTAAAACATGAATTATATCTGTCTATCAAACACATTCAAGATTCCAGCTTCAAGTAACATTAAATTACagacatacacatttacatacattcacacaaaataaaaataaaaaaggtttggtaaaataatagcaataaaaaaaagaagaaaatacacAATGATTTGTCTGAGCATTTTGTACATGTTTACAGTGTTGATGTTATTGGGTTCGGGGTCCTGTTCCACTGGTTACTCTTTTTTTCGTGACAGGACTTCACACACTGGGCAGGCAGGTTTGAGCAGGCTGAAGTTTCTCCTAGCAGGTGTGGGAGTTTATTCTTATTTGGCATCAAATTGAAGTCTTTTTCATGGGTTGTGAAATGGGGGAAAATATTTTCCTAATTTGTGTATAATTAGGGCATGATGTTAAAAAGTGAAGTTCTGTTTCTACTTCATTTACTGTGCAGTGTATAGTGGCCAGGTTGTGTTCACTGAGTCTGTACATGGTCAGGGCCTTTCTTAATTTAGGGTTGGTCACTGTGCTCAGGTATTATGTCAATTCTCTGTTTAGGGAAAGATAACATTCTAATTTACTTTGCTGAGCTGTTGCTTCTGTACagtgttttagatttttttttctttttttctctcattcaaatgtgtacttTTCCTCCCACAGTGTCAACATGCATGAGCAGTAAAGATCATGTGACTGAACGAGTCACAATTCCAagccagaaaaacaaaatcatggTTAGTCCTGATCCCGccctctcttcctttccctctctgtcAGTGTTTCTCCTTCTTGTATTTCACCCAGTGTGCCATGTCATGGTTAGCTGTAGGTCCTCCCTCTTGCTTTGTTCTGCTGGCCTGAATGCCGCTTCCTGTTTTCACCATGCTGTGAGTATAAAAGtgggagggagcgagagagtgagtataAAAGAGGCAGCTGCAGAGTGAACTCTACAACCTACAACAGAGCAAAGAGGTTCTCTTCATAGAAACAGGAAAACTACACAACTCTGACCGGAAACTATTCAAACACTATCTGAGTGAGTAAACGTTTTAGTAATGATTACtttaaaatgcacttttaacttttgcTCTACGATCACCGAGGGTTCTCACATATTGTCTCCGTGAGATGttgtaatatttgtatttttaaaatttttgcaAATATTATACACTGCAGCTGTTCTCAGTAGCTGCTcttattgttttcttcacagaaATGGAAGCAGATAAGCAGAAAGTACAGACTGAGAAGGTTCAGGTCACAGACCGGTAAGTGCAAAAACAAATCTCAGATGTTCACACGGCATCTTTAAGCTACAAGAATATAATCCATGAAATATGACCTTATTTAATCGTTCCACATACTAACCAAAATGGACAAACAACAAGAAGTGTAATGATGTGTAGTTAAGAAGGTTGTGTATAGGTATTTAGGTTAACACAGCGCTGTATCTCTCTCTACAGTGATCTGTCTGAGCAGATAAAGGCTGTGACTAAAGACAGCCACGTCCGAGCCGAGAACACGGAACTGATGCTGGCCTTCCAGAGAGGAAACATCAGCCTGCAACAGTATAAGGTCAGCCATCTTCCTGGACCTTCTCAACACTCTCATACCAGTTACCTTTAAAATCCGTCCTTGGTTTACATTGTGAGAATGTCCTTGATACGACTCTTTAAATACGGCTTAACAGTTAATATTCTTCCCCTGTCTCTTTCCTCAGCTCCTGTTGTGCTCCTTGTATAAGATCTACGAAGCTCTGGAAGAGGAACTGGACAGGAACGCCTCTCACGACAGTGTCGCACCAATTTACTTCCCTCAGGAACTGGCCAGGATGGAGACACTCAAGAAAGATCTGAAGCACTTTTATGGTCAGGACTGGAGAGAGAAGATGACCGTACCGGCTGCTACACTGAGATACGCTCAGAGATTGAGAGAGGTACTACAAATAGTTTTTACAAACAAGCTGATTTTGTCTACATATTGAAAGCCTCTAGAAGTTTCCTATGCTTGCACTACACTATTACTACAAGTGTAGCTGGATTCAACCCTCACTATATACACTGTTGTGTGATTTGGTactttataattaaatatacatgTTGCTTCTCTCTTACTCCAGATTGGTAGCGAGCATCCTGAATACCTCGTGGCTCACGCTTACACTCGCTACTTAGGTGACCTGTCAGGTGGCCAGGTGTTGGGCCGAATTACCCAGAAGTCTTTAGGACTGAAGAACGGAGAGGGCTTGGCGTTCTTCACGTTTCCCGCCGTCAGCAGCCCGAATCTGTTCaagcagctgtacagaagcAGGATGAACAGCATCGAGCTgacggagacacagagagagggagtgctGGAGGAAGCCGTCAGAGCCTTCGAGTTCAACATCCAGGTTAGAAACCTTTTCAACTTCACACGGATCCACTTA carries:
- the LOC128615409 gene encoding heme oxygenase gives rise to the protein MEADKQKVQTEKVQVTDRDLSEQIKAVTKDSHVRAENTELMLAFQRGNISLQQYKLLLCSLYKIYEALEEELDRNASHDSVAPIYFPQELARMETLKKDLKHFYGQDWREKMTVPAATLRYAQRLREIGSEHPEYLVAHAYTRYLGDLSGGQVLGRITQKSLGLKNGEGLAFFTFPAVSSPNLFKQLYRSRMNSIELTETQREGVLEEAVRAFEFNIQVFDELQNLVNISEKNELRQRHKEHNLKTPDVRVSQSSAPSSSLSSPSQLLRMLLGVCLALAVGMGMYAF